In one window of Posidoniimonas corsicana DNA:
- a CDS encoding BlaI/MecI/CopY family transcriptional regulator produces the protein MADRIPEPSRPTQRELEALKVLWHSGEAPVRDIADQMNQQGEQLAYTTVLSLLQVMEQKGLVAHRRDGKAYLYRPLLEKGRAYQGLATDFLERVFDGAVDEYLVHAIQGKKLSAEELDGLEAMIAAARKQNQTRSKGRKK, from the coding sequence ATGGCCGACCGAATCCCCGAGCCCTCCCGCCCCACCCAGCGTGAGCTGGAAGCCCTCAAGGTGCTGTGGCATAGCGGCGAGGCGCCCGTCCGCGACATAGCGGACCAGATGAACCAGCAGGGCGAGCAGCTCGCCTACACCACCGTGCTCAGCCTGCTGCAGGTGATGGAGCAGAAGGGCCTGGTGGCCCACCGCCGCGACGGCAAGGCGTACCTCTACCGCCCGCTGCTGGAGAAGGGCCGCGCGTACCAGGGGCTCGCCACGGACTTTCTGGAGCGGGTTTTCGACGGCGCCGTCGACGAATACCTGGTGCACGCCATCCAGGGCAAGAAGCTCTCCGCGGAAGAACTGGACGGGCTCGAGGCGATGATCGCCGCGGCCCGCAAACAGAATCAAACCCGAAGCAAGGGCCGCAAGAAATGA
- a CDS encoding methyl-accepting chemotaxis protein, whose protein sequence is MSIGKKILLVSLLGTVACAAVIVGIVSVGRTYLDGMVLDEADRTAHSQCEATTHDVFEMLSVQQALTTQQLNSAIRFTSSLLKEKGGVVFEEDTVAWDAKNQFTGDVASVDLPRVSINGEWLGQNADPATPAPFIDDVADWSYGTCTVFQRMNDAGDMLRVATTVEKTDGARAIGTYIPATNPDGQPNAVVSTLLSGETYYGRAFVVNKWYATAYEPVVDAEGRVVGAVYVGMLQEEAAELAQRLQGLQFGKSGYVFVLGGSGSHRGQYIVSQDGEQNGENVLEIVDANGQQPIKAILEKALAAEPGEPVVHEYLWRNEGDAEPRERIAAVTYFEPWDWVVGVTTYKDDFYAAAETTRSALGWMLVCVGLGAVAVIAVVAAAASFASRRISTPLVAMTDSLKDIAQGEGDLTKRLEVMSKDETGELAKWFNVFMDKLQGIIGQVVQCAHSLDATSGELLSTSSLLAAGADETTGKSASVAAATEEMAVTMANMASSTEEMTTNLSSISNAVAEMTASIDEIAKNAEVASTVATNANQLADESNGTIGTLGEAATKIGHVIEVIHDIAEQTNLLALNATIEAARAGEAGKGFVVVAEEVKELARQTAVATEEIGASVKDIQSSSGAAVASIARISEVISEMRQASQSIASAVEEQSATTREIANNLSQTTGAASNVSQGVSDSASASKEVSQNVVGVDQAAKQTASGAATTRGYGDNLARLAGEINELVGGFKV, encoded by the coding sequence ATGAGCATCGGTAAGAAGATTCTGTTGGTGAGCCTGCTGGGCACCGTGGCCTGCGCGGCGGTGATTGTGGGGATCGTCTCGGTTGGGCGGACCTACCTGGACGGCATGGTCCTGGACGAGGCCGACCGCACGGCCCATTCGCAGTGCGAGGCCACCACGCACGACGTCTTCGAGATGCTGTCGGTGCAGCAGGCGCTCACCACGCAGCAGCTCAACTCCGCGATCCGGTTCACCAGCTCGCTGCTGAAGGAGAAGGGCGGGGTCGTGTTTGAAGAGGACACGGTCGCCTGGGACGCCAAGAATCAGTTCACCGGCGACGTGGCCAGCGTCGACCTGCCGCGGGTCAGCATCAACGGCGAGTGGCTGGGCCAGAACGCCGACCCCGCCACGCCCGCGCCGTTCATCGACGACGTGGCCGACTGGTCGTACGGCACGTGCACCGTGTTCCAACGCATGAACGACGCCGGCGACATGCTGCGCGTCGCCACGACGGTTGAGAAGACCGACGGCGCCCGCGCAATCGGCACCTACATCCCGGCGACCAACCCCGACGGCCAGCCCAACGCGGTGGTGTCGACCCTGCTGAGCGGCGAGACCTACTACGGCCGCGCGTTCGTTGTCAACAAGTGGTACGCCACCGCCTACGAGCCGGTCGTCGACGCCGAAGGCCGGGTGGTCGGCGCCGTGTACGTCGGCATGCTGCAGGAAGAGGCCGCCGAACTGGCCCAGCGACTGCAGGGCCTGCAGTTCGGCAAGTCCGGCTATGTGTTCGTGCTCGGCGGCAGCGGCAGCCACCGCGGGCAGTACATCGTCTCGCAGGATGGCGAGCAGAACGGCGAGAACGTCCTCGAGATCGTCGACGCCAACGGCCAGCAGCCGATCAAGGCTATCCTCGAGAAGGCCCTGGCCGCCGAGCCGGGCGAGCCCGTGGTCCACGAGTACCTGTGGCGCAACGAGGGTGACGCCGAGCCGCGCGAGCGTATCGCCGCGGTTACCTACTTCGAGCCGTGGGACTGGGTGGTCGGCGTGACCACCTACAAGGACGACTTCTACGCCGCCGCCGAGACCACTCGCTCGGCGCTCGGCTGGATGCTGGTCTGCGTCGGGCTGGGCGCGGTGGCGGTGATCGCCGTGGTCGCGGCGGCCGCTTCGTTCGCGTCGCGGCGGATCTCGACCCCGCTGGTCGCCATGACCGACTCGCTCAAGGACATCGCCCAGGGCGAGGGCGACCTGACCAAGCGGCTGGAGGTCATGTCCAAGGACGAGACCGGCGAGCTCGCCAAGTGGTTCAACGTGTTCATGGACAAGCTGCAGGGCATCATCGGCCAGGTGGTGCAGTGCGCGCACTCGCTGGACGCCACCTCGGGCGAGCTGCTCTCGACCTCGTCGCTGTTGGCCGCCGGCGCCGACGAGACCACCGGCAAGAGCGCCAGCGTCGCCGCCGCCACAGAAGAGATGGCGGTCACCATGGCCAACATGGCCAGCTCCACGGAGGAGATGACCACCAACCTGTCGTCCATCTCCAACGCGGTCGCGGAGATGACCGCCAGCATCGACGAGATCGCCAAGAACGCGGAGGTGGCCTCCACGGTCGCCACGAACGCCAACCAGCTGGCCGACGAGAGCAACGGCACCATCGGCACCCTCGGCGAGGCCGCCACCAAGATCGGGCACGTCATCGAGGTCATCCACGACATCGCCGAGCAGACCAACCTGCTGGCGCTCAACGCCACCATCGAGGCGGCCCGCGCCGGCGAGGCCGGCAAAGGCTTTGTCGTTGTGGCCGAGGAGGTCAAGGAGCTCGCCCGGCAGACCGCCGTGGCCACCGAGGAGATCGGCGCCAGCGTGAAGGACATCCAGTCGTCGAGCGGCGCCGCCGTGGCGTCGATCGCCCGCATCTCGGAGGTCATCAGCGAGATGCGACAGGCGTCGCAGTCGATCGCCTCGGCCGTTGAGGAGCAGAGCGCCACCACCCGCGAGATCGCCAACAATCTCAGCCAAACCACCGGCGCCGCGTCCAACGTCTCGCAGGGCGTGAGCGACTCGGCGAGCGCCAGCAAGGAGGTCTCGCAGAACGTGGTGGGCGTCGACCAGGCGGCGAAGCAGACCGCGTCGGGCGCCGCCACCACCCGGGGCTACGGTGACAACCTGGCCCGGCTGGCCGGCGAGATTAACGAGCTGGTGGGCGGCTTCAAGGTCTAG